From the genome of Anopheles funestus chromosome 2RL, idAnoFuneDA-416_04, whole genome shotgun sequence:
GGATCCGGTAGCCGTATTTCGGTGGGCGATTTTACGGGCCTTTTTTCGCGGCTATTTTGCATTCCGGTCGGCTGGCATTAAGCATCGCAAGGAGCGCGCCGACATGTCGTTCAACAAGTTGGCGACAAAGACACGATACCGTGCACCGAACGATAGTATCGTAAGGTAAGGATAACTCGTGCCTTAGTAGCTCGTTACACAGTGCTCTACATGGTGCAGGGTGTACAGTTTTAAAAGTGCTCCCCAATTTACTAAGCCAACGCGCAACGATGTTCGATGTTTCGTTAATGTACATTTGGTTTTTGTGGTGATGGTGGGGTATACCGGTGGAACGCGATAATTTGCTTTGAGCAATATTACAATTCGGTATTGATCATGTTgtcttctcttttctttctctctctttttcttttcctgtttcATCCTCCCCTTTTATTCCCGTGGGGGTTTCCTGCACCTTTCCCTCGTGTATTTCGATatcttttttcaaatattcaatttgattttgacTTAAATTAACCCTGTTCTTCACGATCTGTCGAAAAATTGTAATGGTTTGTTTCCCTTTCAACATTTCGTTGTGTTCTTACCCTCCAATCATAACGGTTCCAAAATCCTGCAACCAATgttctctctccctttctggTTCCTCTTATTGTTACTCCCTTCTACGGtgtctggtggtggtgtaTTGGTGATTCTGTAGCCATCTCGTGACGGTCTCATCGGTGAACCTAACAATCAATCGAATTGCGTAAGTGCAACAATAACCACTCTaaacaacatacaaaacaacattcaaaaGGGTGTCGCTTTTCAACGAAAGCTAAAGCCGAAAGTGAAAGTGGTTTTTAATCTATCTAACTGTGTTCTTGTTGTATATTCGTTCCACGTGCTAAttatgttttctgtttcattcTTGTTGCTTCGTCCCATTCTCGTTTCTACTCGTTAGTAtttagtgtttgtgtgtttaagtACGTTCTCTCAAAACGATTTCATTTCTATTCTTATATCCTTGTGATACGAATTCAACGCACctttgttcttatttttttggcaTAATATTCCTCGGCGGCGGCTATGTTAGTCCTTCCTGTGCCTAATCGTTCCATACTTTTTTAGCATCGTATTTCACATTTCATTTTCGCCCTGTTTTAATCTGATCATAATCACCATATATTCTTGTTTACAATTACTTGTACTACTGGCTAATTCGCAAAAGAACACCAAAACTTAACAACATATCCCTGCTACAGTAATAATATATGTTGAAAATCCCAAACGTTAGTTCTATGACATGTTACGGACTTTCGGCAAAAGGAGGTTACGACGGTTCCCATTTGTTTATCGTTATTTTTATACGAACCGAGAagagaaaacatttgaaactGATAGAtcgaattgaataaaaatgttgtaatATTATAAATAATCCTTTGATTTTCAAAGCTCTTGAtgcaatttgtaaaaaaaactaaaaaaatgtaatggaATCTGTTCTTACCTATTCTGTTCCGTGTTCCTGTAGGAAACTTTTCTGTTCAAGGCGCCCGGTTCGGGACGGTGGTATGCTGGACCGGTACCGTAACTATTCGACCAAGTCGGTCACAGGCAAAGGGGGCCAGAGGGAGCGCCGCAAAAATTGGCCGTAAGCGAATCGGACGCGAGCGCCGGAAGCAAATGTGTGATGTACCACTAGCAAATGCTTGCGGTCGGGCTCCCGTTGTTGTGCTAcactttcatttgtttttttggttgttgtctGATTTGTTGTGTGGGTTTGATTAAAATGATTGAATTTATAATTGCCGTGTGCACCACCGTGTAGTATGTAACGCGATGTGTGCCGTATGTGCATCATTTGATTAACCGTAAATAGTGCgctcttttggtttttgtgtgtgtattgtaaATGTGTGATTCGCACTAAAGTGTAAAAAGTGCGTTTTTCCACCTCGCTAACTGCCAAATTaaactattgtttttcttaaattgTGCTAATGCAGAGATTATTGCATATATTTAGGCGGACAAAGGACATTTAGCAGCTCGTTAGCAGCTGTAAAGcaaattgtatttaaaattgtatttaaaaccttcaaactttaatgaaaattgaaacataatcTTTCGTTTCATGTCTTACAATAACAAAATACTGTAACTAATTCGTGGTTTAACAGAGGTTACCCTTGTACTGAAtactttaaaaacaatttaaatgctCCCCATTCATTGCAACTACTAACCATCTGAATTCAAATAAGTTGTATTCTTGGTCCTGAGAACAGTATTTAATTCTGTTTTTGTACCATTACCCTTGCTGTATAATTTTGTAAGCATAATTCATATTTTAcgtttatttcctttcttgatttattttcatcctgCCCATCATGACAAACATTGTGTATGCCTCTGTGCCCGTGtcttcgtgtgcgtgtgtatccCTCGTTTATCGTTACCGTGTGCCTCCTTCCATCATTATCATCCTGCCATCAATCGATCTGCTGCGCGgtcaaaacatcatcaaaaccCGATCACGAATTACGCGCACAGCAAACGCATCAGCAATGCCATGAGCGATATCACATCGGGCCATAGTAACAACCAGTCCAGCTCACCCGGTAGCAATCTGTCCTACCATAGACAGTCCCTTGGGAATGCTGCTTACGCTGGCACCGGTTCATCGTCACCGGGCGGAACTGGAGGTACACCACGCCGGTCCTGGTCGAGTTTTGCgttcaacaataaaaatttccCAGACGGCAAGCTGAACTACGAGTGTCATCAGCAGCAGGATCATGCTCCTCAGTACCAATCGAAGCATCAACAATCGGGGTCCGCCTCGTCACTTACGTCGGTTTACGGCAGTGGAGGCAATGGCAAATCATCGACAAACGCAAACTCCTCCGGCGCACAGGTTGGCGGTCCTGCTGCCAGTGGCAAAGGATACGGGTTTGGATCGGCAGCGGCACGGAATCGTTTCGAACGCTCCGGCCAGGACGTAATGGCACGTGCGTCGCAGATCGTAATGTAAGAGACGTTTACCAAAAACGCCACGGCGCACACATTCTCATTCGCTCATTTCCTTGACGTATTCGACACAATACCGCAATCATCTTAGATCCGATCAGTGATTAGTAGGGAAgctataaattgttttatattttggcAAATATCGTTGACATTGATtgtgcattgttttgttttttaaatcaatcgtTACATTCTATTTGATATTGCTTACGTTGTTATACAATGTTGAAATTGATTCAATTCCCTTTCTTTTCGTTATTTCAGTCCATGCTTCTATGTAACGTGTTTTCTCTGCTTTTTGATTGGATTGTTACTCGTAGCttgtgtggatttttttgtatatgtgtgtgtatgcgtgatTTTTATATCGTGAGTTCAAAATTGATAGATTAAAAATTCCATTAATCTTTCCTAAAACAGGCATCGCTCCAAAAACAACTTTAGAGcgattgtttctttctctctcttttttgagCAATACTGCTTTCACTAAATTACTGCTATCTGGCGAATCTTGTGTAATTGCAAGACAAACTTGTTTAATCTTTACCAAATCAgctaatttttccttttcaatttCCAAACCATCGCaacaaacaggaaaaacaaatcctttCGTCCTCGGGAGCGTCCCAAAAAGGGGCTAAAGAATCTACAGTCGGTGAAAACGCTTTCGGCCGGTCAGAATCTGTCCAATCAAACTTCCGCCATCAAAACGCGCAAACAACCACTTACCGTGACAGCCCAGTTTCAGAATTCACTGATCGCATTGATGGAAACGCTGAATCAGGTATGTATACGATAAAACGATAAGATACAACAATTGTATAACCGTTTTAAACCATATTTTTAGGCAAATCCATTCTTCATTCGATGTATCAAATCTAACCCGAACAAAATACCGAACCAGTTTGATGATGCAACAGTTACGAGACAGGTATGTGAACTAAGGATTAGATATAGTATAAGTAATAATACTTAAGCTATAACGGAGATATGGTGTTTGCAAATCGAAACCGGTTTCTAAATCCAAATCAAATTAACTCTTAATCTTCCTGTGGCTGCCTTAATGTGTAGCCTTTCTGCAACTTTCATTTCAATGTTGCCGACCAGATTCACACAATCATTGCTAAAATCTTCCTCTCTGGGTTTTAGTGTTGTAAATAATGAGGTGTCCTTGAAGCCTTGCCGGTTAATTTAATCAACAGGTTATTAGAAATGGTATGTGGTAAAGTGTTTTACCCGTTATTCCACTTGTACGTGCAGCAAATGGCACATTTATGCAATTTTATCTCAATGGTTGCTGTCACCTTCAGACAAATGTTCTGAGATGCTATAAACTTTAGGCGTGACCGTTACACGGTAAACAGTTAAGCCATACCATCTGACCAAATATTGCCACATGGAACATCTTTTCTTCTCACGCTTATCCCACGTGACACTGGATGACGATTATCCTTCAACTTTCGCCTGATGCACGTAGGGCGCATACATAATTATGTTGTCAAAGTTTGCATATgggaaatttgcatttttttgcaagGAACATTAAAAGCACCGTTGCGATGGGACATCAATACAtaacaaatattcaaacatgTTCGATGTCATGATATATTATAGTTTAAACTTACTAAGTATTATAATGAATATTtctatgtaaaaaaaaacattgcaaaaaggaaataatatgTATTACTGAATGATAAGACTCAAGCCTTTAGATAAGAAAAATTTGACCCGCGCGTCCTCTTATCTTCGCGTGTCGTGGTATCCCTATTTCGTGTCGTAAATGTTTCTCATCACATAAACGGTATAGAAtatgaagaaacaaaatatggCCCATACGTTTTGTTGTTCATTCTGGCTTAGACTTGCAGATTCCTTCGAGTACAGGCAAATGGGCAGCAGAACATAACGATTGCACATAcccaaaatttgtttgatggtATCTGTTTAATGGTTGTGAGTCAGCTATGTTGATCTTTTAGGGCTATTCCTTGTGGAATTTTACCTGCCAACACTCCAACACCTTTGCAACGACGGTCCGACGCACCAACTCCGTTCGCCAAACTGCCTTCCAGTTCGAATTCTACCTTTGCTGGGTACGAACGTGTTGTGTGAAAGTGTAGTGCTAATGTTCGTTACAGTTTGGAAATTTTATACTATTAGGAAACATTTGTTTCCATTGAGAAAAATAGTTCTGTATAGAATACAGACAGAGTTAATTGTTTAAATCAGTTTCTATCGAAAGTATTATAAgtgaaaaacagtttaaaatgtaaagtgGACGTTTCGCAGCAAATGTTACTTCATGTCTATTCCACTGTTGTTCACGTGTGATTGTAAACGATGACAATTGCATTGATACGACTTTATCCGGAGATCGGTGTTAGGCTAGTGTTTATAGCGATACTTTTCTGCATACACTTCATCCTAATTGTACTTCTGATGACGACCGGGCTAGTGCTGCGACTGAAGATGACCATAACGGTTGCGGTGGTAAGTGCGACCCAATGTACCCCGAAATGCGGCGGCGTTCTACCGAGACAACCGGTGACGCCCGGTTGTCCAGACGGGTAGACATGTTTTTGACCCGTGGTAGAGAACCAAAACAACCGGAAACACAAGCTTTCATCACGAGATTTTTATACCATAAATCCCATTACAGAGTGTGGCCCTAGACAGAAAAGGGCAGAAAAGGGTATTAGCAAAACTACCCGGTAAAGCTTAAGTTACAATACGGGTTTCCGGTGTAAAATACCACCAACCGTCACTGCTGTTGAGCGAACACAAACGTTAGGGACGAACCAATATTCTTATGGTTCCTGTAGCTTCTACTGGAATGATCGTGTATGTATAGCGATCTTATCAATGAGAATGAGATCTAAAGACACGGTTGATGTGTGTTCCTTTTCGTGTGACCTATCGCTACAATTTCCTTCATTCGCttcattttcctttgcaaccatttttttataatcccCTATTATTACGAAGCGAACGTACGTCGGAATGgaataatgtaataaataacTTTATTATCGAGTACCAGAAACGATCATAGAGAGTGAATAACTGTAGGAAGAGGTTTAAGAGTTGAAATCTAACAAGACTGTTTCTGCAGAAAATTAAATaggattttggaaaaatatgttGTCTTTCAACTACCTATGTACCTATTATTTTacttaatacattttaatttagttttgcattgatgttattttgttttcatcagaTAGTGAATTTTTCTCGAAtctaaaaaagctaaaaaatctaaaaaatcgtaaaagcttgatttttccttttttcctcgaGTGCCATGGCTGTAGGGGGCTTCCGtttcataaataaaagcaTGCTGCTTTTATCTTATCGTGCTGTTTTtatggatatttttttactgtttccGCCTTACACATTACCTGCGCGTATCCGTCGCTTCACAGGTGGGTGAGAAAATTGACTAATACCAGCGATGAATGGCACAGAGAATTTGACGGCACAGCAAAAGGTCCGAACGGAGAGGGAAGAGGAATTTGCTACAACGAGCTTCATTGCACGTATACATTTATGCAGATATGTTATGTACTTCCGCTTAAGCTAATCAAAGGGAAGACGACATTTTTTAATGGCCTATAGATGTAACCTTTTGCACTTTCATTGCTTGTCGCAATGGAAACGTGAGAatgtttgttgtgcttttaTTGCACTGCATTACTCACATATTTGCTCGTCAGCTTCATTTGGTTTGGGTGATAAACCGATGCGTGGTTAGAGCGGGatgtaaagtaaaacaatccCCGTGTTATTGGTAGTTTTAACACACGTATGCTTAGTTGTATGAACGATCTTAtgtatttttatcaattaatATGACTTTTATTATTTACCCTACAGCTTCGTTACACGGGCATGTTAGAAACGGTCCGAATACGTCGAGCAGGCTATAATGTACGTCTAACGTATGAAGAATTCATCCAGCTGTACCGCATCTTGCTACCAAAGGGGCTGGTCAGCTCCCAGAAGGATGTGCGAGACTTTATGAGTACGATGGATTTGAACAAGCAACACTATCAGCTTGGTCTGACGAAAATTTACATGCGTGAATCGCAGAAGATACGGCTGGACATTTCCCTGCACACCAAAATCATCGACAGCATCATCTGCATTCAGCGATGGTTCCGTGCGATTCTGCAGCGCAAAAAGTACTGTCAGTACCGTACTGCCGCCTGCACCATCCAGTCGTACTGGCGCGATTATTTGCGCGAGAAGCAAGAGAAGTTTACGCGCAAAATACGCAATCATGCTGCGACGGTTATACAGGCGACTTGGCGTGGGTATACGGTGCGCAAATGGTACGGCAAGCTAAAGACGGGCGTGTTGATTATACAGGCGCGCATCCGCGGCAATCAAGCCCGGTCGAGCTTCAAAGAGCTGCTCAGCAAAAAGTTGCAGCGTGAACGGTCGAAACTACGATCGACACAAAGTTTACCGGTGGAGCAACCGATCGGTTCAACGGCTGCTGGTGGATCGTATGGCGGAGGGGGAGGAGGATCAACGTATCCCGAGGTAGTGCAGGCGTTCGAACATCGGAAGAAACCAATACCGGCGGTTGGGCGCAGCTTTGAGACGGCCATTGACATTGTGAACAAAAACCGGGCACTCTTCGCTGACGACAGCATGTCGGCTGACTTTATtgacgatgatgaggatgaggacgaggaggaagaggaggaggaagagacCACCGGCAGTCGGCAGGCAACGGTTACGGCAACCGTTGGGGAAGAGGAGGACGACGAGGACGATGATGAGGAGGGTTACGAAGATTTGGGCTTGGTCGATGATCCACACTACATGGCAAACAATCGGCCAACACTGTTACATCCGGCAAAGGCATCGTCACAATCGACGACGGTGAATAGCGCACTATTAGATAGGAATGAAAAGTACATCAAAAGTTTGGCCATATCTGGTGGCGCAGCGTCCTCTTCTGCGCCGAACGCGGGTGCAAACTATTCCAGTGCCGCTAGTGGTTCTACGACCAGTACCAGTGCGTACCAGAAAGCTCCATTGCAGCGGCAGGAAGATGTGCTCGATCGGCCACTGCGGATGTACGACATTGAGCGGGCAAGCAAGAGCACCTTCGACGATACCGAGCTGGCCAAGTATCGGTACGAGCGTGGCGGTGGCGGTGTAAGCAGCACAGTAAAGATGCCCGTGCGGCGTGTCGATTCGGGCCCGTCGTCGGTGGCAGGTAGCGGGGCCAGCGGATCCACCATCGGTCGACCAGGTGTGCAGCGGTTTCGCTACGGTGATACGGGGTCGTACGGTGGCAGTGGCATGATTCGAAATCAGAACCACAGCAATAATAGTTATAGTAATAGCAATGTTGAAATCGTGTTTGTAAATACCGGACTAGATAGTGTTGGGGCCGGAACCGGTGGTGGTTCCCTTTCGTCGTCGTCACCGGCCGCAAGGAATCTCAATCGAAATAGCATTAGCAGCGGTACGCTTACCCAAACGCAGGTACCATCGTCGCTGACGGCCAGTATGCGGCGGGATTCGCTGCCCGTTAGCCATCACAGCAGCATAGCGGCGCGCACGCAAGGTGACGAAATTAACTCCAACTATCATatgcatcagcagcagcagcagcaacagcagccgcTGTCACCATCGTCACCCGCGGGTTCTCATCACCAGCAAAGTCAATCGTCCGCCTCGATGGTGGGCCATTCGCCCCATTCGCTGCCGCTGGTAAGCTCGGGTCACATTGGAAACTATCAGAATTTACAGTTTCCACCGACGTCGAACTATcatcaacaccaccaccatcaccagcagTCGGTGTACAACAACAATGCACAGCCGGTCGGTAATGCCGGTGTTAAAATGGTCACCTCGACGCCGTACAGTGCGGGCAGCAACAGTTCCTACCCGGGAGCATCCGCGTCCGTTACCAGCCAGCGCGTATCAGCGGCTTATCCGGATGATTTCGCACAAAACTACtacacgacgacgacgacaacgccAAAAGGGAAGGCGGCCGCATTGCTCGGTACGGCGAAATCAGAAGATAGTGCCGTATCGAACCAACCTTCGAAGTACCCGATGGGCGCAACACTTGCCAAAGCGGACAGTAGCGATATGGTCCTATCGGCTGGGAGCAAATCGGCGATGAATCAAACGTCAACCTCAGCTAGCAGTCGGCGGTTGAAAACGACGAATCTCAGCGAGGAGCAGTTGGTCGGTGGAAGTTCCGGCTCCGCCGTTAGCTATCATCCCGGCACGGGTTTAACGCGCCGCGGACCAGTCGGCTCCAGTAATCCCAGTGGCAGTGGTAATACGAGTAGCAGCACAGGCGTCGGCGGTGATACGCTGAAGCGTCGGAACTCAGACCCTACGAATAAGATTCCACTGCTGGAggtgaaccgtggcaacgatATGTACCAGTCGAGCACTCGCATCAACATCGCTGGCCACCAGTTCCGGAAGGTGCAACGTATTAACAAGGCGGAACGATGCGCCTGCTGTCAGGAGATTGATTCGTTCGTGAACGAGGGGTACCGGTGTCTGGACTGCAAAGTGTTGGTGCACACCAAATGCATCCAGAACGGTGGCATCAAATCGCTGCAGTGTGCGGCGGCTAAACGCTCGAAGCGCATTCGTACCGGTGGTGCCGGTGGAGGCAGCGGACTCGGCAGCTCGAGCAAACACGATAAGCATCATCCGATCGGGGGTGGCACTGCCAGCGGTCAGAAGATTTCGTCCACCCGCGAGTACACCGATTCAACCGACAAGATCATAAGCGATGCCAAAGAGCTGCAGCTAATGCAGGACTTCATCACGCAGAAGATCTGCAAGATGGAGAATGACTGCGAAAAACCGTCGGAGGTGGATCGAGTGTTTAAGCAGGCGTTGCGCGAGTTTAAGGACAATCTCGTGGCACAGTACAGTGTGGCCCACCGCCAGAACTCGGACGTGCTGAACATCAAATACCGCGATCTGATTGCCAACTTCGAACAGGTGATCGAAACGACGTCCGGGCGGAAAAATGATTTCCCACTAACGATGGGCGTAAACGCGTTCCGTGGCTTTATGAACGAGTTTATGAACTCGCGCGAAacggaaaaaccgaaaacgaaacgaaagaaggataagaaacgaaaacacGACGATCATACCACGTTCAATGGTGAGTTTTGCTGGTGATTAGGCTGTTTCTAGTGCGTTTCTTTACCtttattttgggttttttgtttgctcctcTCTTTCTTTCATAGGACATACATTCCAGCTAACGATACTCAACATTGCGACGGCATGCGAAATATGCCAACAGTTTCTTTTATGGCCAATCGAGCGTGGACTGGTAAGTTAAACGGGGTCTCCTTCATTACCGCACAAACTCTCTTACTTAACTGTCtccctttttccttccaaGGTGTGCCAAAACTGCAAGCTAACCTGCCACAAAAAGTGCTACCAAAAGTCAGC
Proteins encoded in this window:
- the LOC125766458 gene encoding unconventional myosin-IXb-like isoform X3, which encodes MSQDTLADCSRYILQVYVGALSLHYEALSVEASKQTTAEEIVSCIVERLGLTGNNYELAEVAGECKERRLSAHEKPVSVMLLWPMHSEKDFHRFYLREIQSDVPWLDSYGLDPQILRDFIPFLLQKENREYPDLCQLPDLNEATLLENLRQRFEAGHIYTYVGSILIAVNPFKFHPIYNPKYVRLYQNQRIGPILPPHIFAIADNAYYNMLKEKRNQCIVISGESGSGKTESTNFLLHHLTALSQKGAHGSGVEQTILSAGPVLEAFGNAKTAHNNNSSRFGKFIQVNYRENGMVQGAVVQKYLLEKSRIVSQGHYERNYHVFYYLLSGATDTERDALHLLPADKYHYLNAKNLTLENCDEKYEFSRLKQSMEMVGFSAEKQRRLFNVLSAVLLLGNVEFFPKKSTYHHDESVQVRNPDVVGLISELLRVKQETLMSALTSKRVKASGETLIMQYKLPEAIAARDALAKCLYGALFDWIVLQVNHALLNKDQVLHTGHSIGVLDIFGFEDFGPQNSFEQLCINYANEHLQYYFNLHVFKYEQKEYKREGIKWTDIEFLDNYGCLQLFESKPSGLLCILDDLCNFPGATNETLLQKFNSVHKDNVFYEKPQRKENAFIIKHYAGKVKYQVAEMREKNLDLMRQDIVSVLKNSSMAFVRELVGADPVAVFRWAILRAFFRGYFAFRSAGIKHRKERADMSFNKLATKTRYRAPNDSIVSHLVTVSSVNLTINRIAKRISNAMSDITSGHSNNQSSSPGSNLSYHRQSLGNAAYAGTGSSSPGGTGGTPRRSWSSFAFNNKNFPDGKLNYECHQQQDHAPQYQSKHQQSGSASSLTSVYGSGGNGKSSTNANSSGAQVGGPAASGKGYGFGSAAARNRFERSGQDVMARASQIVMKNKSFRPRERPKKGLKNLQSVKTLSAGQNLSNQTSAIKTRKQPLTVTAQFQNSLIALMETLNQANPFFIRCIKSNPNKIPNQFDDATVTRQLRYTGMLETVRIRRAGYNVRLTYEEFIQLYRILLPKGLVSSQKDVRDFMSTMDLNKQHYQLGLTKIYMRESQKIRLDISLHTKIIDSIICIQRWFRAILQRKKYCQYRTAACTIQSYWRDYLREKQEKFTRKIRNHAATVIQATWRGYTVRKWYGKLKTGVLIIQARIRGNQARSSFKELLSKKLQRERSKLRSTQSLPVEQPIGSTAAGGSYGGGGGGSTYPEVVQAFEHRKKPIPAVGRSFETAIDIVNKNRALFADDSMSADFIDDDEDEDEEEEEEEETTGSRQATVTATVGEEEDDEDDDEEGYEDLGLVDDPHYMANNRPTLLHPAKASSQSTTVNSALLDRNEKYIKSLAISGGAASSSAPNAGANYSSAASGSTTSTSAYQKAPLQRQEDVLDRPLRMYDIERASKSTFDDTELAKYRYERGGGGVSSTVKMPVRRVDSGPSSVAGSGASGSTIGRPGVQRFRYGDTGSYGGSGMIRNQNHSNNSYSNSNVEIVFVNTGLDSVGAGTGGGSLSSSSPAARNLNRNSISSGTLTQTQVPSSLTASMRRDSLPVSHHSSIAARTQGDEINSNYHMHQQQQQQQQPLSPSSPAGSHHQQSQSSASMVGHSPHSLPLVSSGHIGNYQNLQFPPTSNYHQHHHHHQQSVYNNNAQPVGNAGVKMVTSTPYSAGSNSSYPGASASVTSQRVSAAYPDDFAQNYYTTTTTTPKGKAAALLGTAKSEDSAVSNQPSKYPMGATLAKADSSDMVLSAGSKSAMNQTSTSASSRRLKTTNLSEEQLVGGSSGSAVSYHPGTGLTRRGPVGSSNPSGSGNTSSSTGVGGDTLKRRNSDPTNKIPLLEVNRGNDMYQSSTRINIAGHQFRKVQRINKAERCACCQEIDSFVNEGYRCLDCKVLVHTKCIQNGGIKSLQCAAAKRSKRIRTGGAGGGSGLGSSSKHDKHHPIGGGTASGQKISSTREYTDSTDKIISDAKELQLMQDFITQKICKMENDCEKPSEVDRVFKQALREFKDNLVAQYSVAHRQNSDVLNIKYRDLIANFEQVIETTSGRKNDFPLTMGVNAFRGFMNEFMNSRETEKPKTKRKKDKKRKHDDHTTFNGHTFQLTILNIATACEICQQFLLWPIERGLVCQNCKLTCHKKCYQKSASCNKIANADPNSLLGAGGSGSAVVAGGCGPDGQPLYGGGIPTKLFGVPLTALCGSNSDGVKIPAQITKLIMMIEMHGLYSEGIYRKSGVSSKIKDLKAKMDRAVTSADGGGGEMDFESYNVHVLTNVLKSFLREMPEPLLTFDRYDDFLRAADLSDGSDRVQTLLSLVKKIPPAHHCLFERLIFHLALVAKLEQYNRMSASSLAIVFAPCVLRTNRYVPAQDSLNDIGRQTKCMETLITQKMLNVKSTLADIDTLDTAAHTATARLSTLRSSKVFTHEEMANARGGSGMATGGLLETETEEMLLEGHIQEIRKEKALLTSTLPSLARASSDDDLLSTDLDGEGGSLDDLSNSKEKDLDVSSGGGGGGGGGGGGGGGNMISDSGISIRYQAPSDHGGSSNVSLNNDVPMAVSYSLRDQSGAGGSGGVGGALAGVEYFHKMGSSSGACTAPGVKTKSLSHQTLLEREAFLRGSGSTSASSPQSPTAAQSATASSTPSSSASAPSMIKSQQNGNGTNVGSGTGGDRVGGGSSSGAGGGSTGNGGGTMVSTANSAGKRADINLSHSMITLSTTSHSLGGSTTSSSSSSGVGGSTGSTGSGSDLQRQKPIIIRSVSGGYEVGHHHGSTSTVGSGTTHPATNHRILIQGSSALPITAGAATITTTPSGSGATSTSASSSSINSTNLHAKDNNGMGKEGGGAKLVSRRMSAGTNKRSGGGGGGSSSAAGGPGPPAGDDEPIMV